From the genome of Kiritimatiellales bacterium:
CCTGCTAGGCAGGTGATCCGTTTTTTCTGTGTCATTTACAGTCAATTTTTTCTTCAGCCTCCAAACCATCATCATATCCAGCAGCGCCGCCGGAAAAAACCGGCGCGCCGCCGCGCCGAAACAGGCCACCGCTGTAATGCGCACGCGGCGCGGCGGATTCCGGCGTTCAAGACAGCGCCGGATTTCTCTTGCCACCGCCTCCGGCGGTTTCATAAACGTGCCGGCGGTGCGATGTGCCTTGCCGGCTTTACGCGTCTCAAGCGCCTCCTTATAAAAAGAAGCAAACACCGAATTTTCATTGCGCGTGTACCGGTCCATCCGGTGCGCCAGATTCACTGAAAACTGCGAATCAATCGGGCCCGGCTGAATAATTGAAACGCCGATGCCGCTGCCGGCCAGTTCGCGCCGCAGTGCGTCCGACAGCGCTTCCACTGCAAACTTCGCTGCTGAATATCCGCCGGCAAACGGCAGAGAAATTTCTCCCAGCACCGAACTTAAATTCACAATCCGGCCGTAACCCTGCCGCCGGAACACCGGGATAAACCGGTTGGTTAACTCCTGCATTCCGCAGACATGCACTTCAAATAAATCACGCAGCATGTCGCGCGACATATCTTCCACGGCTGACGCCAAACCAAATCCGGCGTTATTCACAATTGCGCCCAGCTGACCGTTAAACCGGCGCAGCACCTCATCCGCCGCCGCATTCACCGACTCACTGCTCGCCACATCCAGTTGCACCGGCTCAAAACCCTTTGCGCGCAGCATTGCCAGATCCGTCTCACTCCGCACCGTTGGAATCACATTCCAGCCGCTCTTTTTTAATAATCGCGCCGCCGCCAGACCGATACCCGACGAACAGCCCGTCACCAAAACCGTTTTTTCTTTTACCTGCGCCGCGTTCATAATGCCGGGGAATCTACCGCGGATTACACCGATATAAACGGATAAAACAAAAATTTATCATCCGTATAACTTCGCATAATCTGCGGATTCATTTTTTTGTGCCTTTTTATAATCTTTGCGGCTAACCTCTTCGTGTGAAACTTTTCGATGCCCATTGCCATTTGCAGGACGACCGGCTTTTTGCGGACTTAGAAAACATCGTTGCCCGCGCCGGAAAATCCGGTGTCGAGAAAATGATCTGCGCCGGAACATCGCCGGCCGACTGGAACCGCGTGCTCGAATGCGCTCAGCGCTTCCCGCATAACATCATTCCGG
Proteins encoded in this window:
- a CDS encoding SDR family NAD(P)-dependent oxidoreductase, which produces MNAAQVKEKTVLVTGCSSGIGLAAARLLKKSGWNVIPTVRSETDLAMLRAKGFEPVQLDVASSESVNAAADEVLRRFNGQLGAIVNNAGFGLASAVEDMSRDMLRDLFEVHVCGMQELTNRFIPVFRRQGYGRIVNLSSVLGEISLPFAGGYSAAKFAVEALSDALRRELAGSGIGVSIIQPGPIDSQFSVNLAHRMDRYTRNENSVFASFYKEALETRKAGKAHRTAGTFMKPPEAVAREIRRCLERRNPPRRVRITAVACFGAAARRFFPAALLDMMMVWRLKKKLTVNDTEKTDHLPSRK